One genomic window of Elaeis guineensis isolate ETL-2024a chromosome 2, EG11, whole genome shotgun sequence includes the following:
- the LOC105051949 gene encoding syntaxin-132: protein MNNLLSDSFVMSLDRSPKERNIESGIQIPKSKSDYGMEDFFKQVEHVEKLMEKLSKHLQKLQEAKEESKYVTKASVMKAIKQQMEKDVDEVGKIARNVRTRLEEIDRDNLTNRSKPGCQKGTGVDRSRMAMTLALKRKLKDRMNDFQNLRQTIQDEYREVVERRVFAVTGTRPTEKMIEHLIETGNSEQIFQNAIQAVGRGQVIGTVQEIQERHDAVKEIEKKLLDLHQVFMDMAILVEAQGDILDNIECQVSNAVNHVQSGTEALHTAKSLQKKSRKCMMIAIVILLVIAAVILLSILKPWKK from the exons GATTCTTTTGTAATGAGCTTAGATCGGTCTCCTAAGGAGAGAAATATTGAATCAGGAATTCAGATTCCAAAAAGTAAATCAGACTATGGAATGGAAGATTTTTTTAAACAG GTTGAACATGTTGAAAAGCTGATGGAAAAGCTATCTAAACACCTTCAAAAACTTCAG GAAGCTAAGGAAGAGTCTAAGTATGTTACTAAAGCCTCTGTCATGAAAG CAATCAAGCAGCAAATGGAGAAAGATGTGGATGAAGTGGGAAAAATCGCACGTAACGTCAGAACAAGATTAGAAGAAATTGACAGAGAT AATTTAACAAACCGAAGTAAGCCTGGCTGTCAGAAGGGAACAGGTGTGGACCGCTCGAGGATGGCTATGACTCT TGCCTTGAAAAGGAAATTAAAGGATAGAATGAATGATTTTCAG AATCTCCGGCAAACTATCCAAGATGAATACAGAGAGGTTGTTGAAAGAAGGGTCTTCGCAG TCACGGGAACACGACCAACCGAAAAG ATGATTGAGCATCTGATCGAGACTGGAAATAGTGAGCAAATCTTTCAAAACGCAATTCAGGCAGTAGGTCGAGGGCAG GTGATTGGCACTGTGCAAGAAATTCAAGAAAGGCATGATGCTGTCAAAGAGATTGAGAAAAAACTACTTGACCTACATCAG GTTTTCATGGATATGGCAATACTAGTTGAGGCACAGGGAGACATACTAGACAACATTGAGTGTCAG GTGTCAAATGCTGTGAACCATGTACAGTCTGGAACAGAAGCCCTCCACACTGCAAAAAGTCTTCAGAAAAAATCAAGGAAATGTATGATGATTGCTATTGTTATCCTTCTGGTGATTGCAGCAGTCATTTTGCTCTCAATCCTGAAACCATGGAAGAAATGA
- the LOC105051958 gene encoding isocitrate lyase isoform X1 — MVPFSFINGENGGGHPVHSLQPLARTTSQGSPMASSFSVPSMIMEEEGRFEAEVAEVQAWWNTERFKLTRRPYTARDVVSLRGTLRQSYASNDLAKKLWRTLKTHQANGTASRTFGALDPVQVTMMARHLDTIYVSGWQCSSTHTTTNEPGPDLADYPYDTVPNKVEHLFFAQLYHDRKQREDRMSMSRQERARTPYVDYLKPIIADGDTGFGGATATVKLCKLFVERGAAGVHIEDQSSVTKKCGHMAGKVLVAVGEHINRLVAARLQFDVMGVETVLVARTDAVAANLIQTNVDSRDHQFILGATNPNLRGRSLASVLAEAMAAGRAGAELQAIEDEWLSMAKLKSFSDCVKNAITSLNISGDEKRRRLNEWAYHSSYEKCLSNEKGREIAERLGVRNLFWDWDLPRTREGFYRFQGSVTAAIVRGWAFAPHADLIWMETSSPDLVECTKFADGVKSMHPEIMLAYNLSPSFNWDASGMSDKQMVEFIPQIAKLGYCWQFITLGGFHADALVIDTFARDYARRGMLAYVERIQREERNNGVDTLAHQKWSGANYYDRVLKTVQGGISSTAAMGKGVTEEQFKETWTNPGGMNDGGNMMVANPRM, encoded by the exons ATGGTTCCCTTTTCCTTTATAAATGGAGAGAATGGAGGAGGACACCCCGTTCATTCGTTGCAGCCCTTAGCAAGAACTACCTCTCAGGGTTCCCCCATggcttcatctttttcagtaccTTCAATG ATCATGGAGGAAGAAGGCCGGTTCGAGGCCGAGGTCGCTGAGGTGCAAGCATGGTGGAACACTGAGAGGTTCAAGCTCACACGCCGCCCCTACACCGCCCGTGACGTCGTCTCCCTCCGCGGCACCCTTCGCCAGAGCTATGCCTCCAATGACCTTGCCAAGAAACTCTGGCGCACCCTCAAGACTCACCAAGCCAACGGCACTGCCTCCCGGACCTTCGGCGCCCTCGACCCCGTCCAGGTCACCATGATGGCCAGGCACCTCGACACCATCTACGTCTCCGGCTGGCAGTGCTCCTCCACTCACACCACCACCAACGAGCCTGGCCCCGACCTTGCTGACTACCCATACGACACCGTCCCCAACAAGGTCGAACACCTCTTCTTCGCCCAGCTCTACCACGACcgcaagcaacgggaggaccgaATGAGCATGAGCCGCCAAGAGCGAGCTCGCACTCCTTATGTCGACTACTTGAAGCCCATCATCGCCGACGGCGACACCGGCTTTGGTGGCGCCACCGCCACCGTCAAGCTTTGCAAGCTTTTCGTCGAACGGGGTGCGGCGGGGGTCCATATCGAGGACCAGTCGTCGGTAACCAAGAAGTGCGGTCATATGGCCGGAAAAGTCCTGGTTGCTGTCGGCGAGCACATCAACCGTCTCGTAGCAGCGCGGCTGCAGTTCGACGTCATGGGTGTCGAGACTGTCTTGGTGGCTCGAACCGATGCTGTTGCGGccaatttgatccaaaccaacGTGGATTCGAGGGACCATCAGTTCATACTGGGAGCCACCAATCCCAACCTCAGAGGAAGGAGCTTGGCCAGTGTATTAGCTGAAGCGATGGCAGCCGGAAGGGCCGGCGCCGAGCTCCAAGCCATTGAGGACGAGTGGCTATCGATGGCCAAACTGAAATCCTTCTCTGACTGCGTCAAGAATGCAATCACTAGCCTCAACATCAGTGGAGACGAGAAGCGGCGGAGGCTTAACGAATGGGCCTATCATTCAAGCTATGAGAAGTGTCTttcaaatgagaaagggagggagataGCTGAGAGGCTGGGTGTTAGGAATCTCTTCTGGGACTGGGACTTGCCCAGGACCAGAGAAGGCTTCTATAGGTTCCAAGGCTCGGTCACGGCAGCAATTGTCAGGGGCTGGGCCTTCGCACCTCATGCCGACCTGATATGGATGGAGACGTCGAGCCCAGACCTGGTGGAGTGCACTAAATTCGCCGATGGGGTGAAGTCCATGCACCCAGAGATCATGTTGGCCTACAACCTCTCGCCATCCTTCAATTGGGATGCGTCGGGGATGAGTGACAAACAGATGGTGGAGTTCATTCCCCAGATTGCCAAGTTGGGTTACTGCTGGCAATTCATAACGCTGGGTGGGTTCCATGCTGATGCGCTGGTGATCGATACGTTTGCGAGGGACTATGCGAGGAGGGGGATGCTGGCCTATGTGGAGAGGATCCAAAGGGAGGAGAGGAACAATGGGGTGGACACACTGGCTCACCAGAAGTGGTCCGGGGCAAATTACTATGATAGGGTGCTGAAGACTGTCCAGGGTGGGATCTCTTCTACTGCAGCCATGGGCAAAG GAGTAACTGAGGAGCAGTTCAAAGAAACATGGACTAATCCTGGTGGTATGAATGATGGCGGCAACATGATGGTTGCCAACCCAAGAATGTAA
- the LOC105051958 gene encoding isocitrate lyase isoform X2, which produces MEEEGRFEAEVAEVQAWWNTERFKLTRRPYTARDVVSLRGTLRQSYASNDLAKKLWRTLKTHQANGTASRTFGALDPVQVTMMARHLDTIYVSGWQCSSTHTTTNEPGPDLADYPYDTVPNKVEHLFFAQLYHDRKQREDRMSMSRQERARTPYVDYLKPIIADGDTGFGGATATVKLCKLFVERGAAGVHIEDQSSVTKKCGHMAGKVLVAVGEHINRLVAARLQFDVMGVETVLVARTDAVAANLIQTNVDSRDHQFILGATNPNLRGRSLASVLAEAMAAGRAGAELQAIEDEWLSMAKLKSFSDCVKNAITSLNISGDEKRRRLNEWAYHSSYEKCLSNEKGREIAERLGVRNLFWDWDLPRTREGFYRFQGSVTAAIVRGWAFAPHADLIWMETSSPDLVECTKFADGVKSMHPEIMLAYNLSPSFNWDASGMSDKQMVEFIPQIAKLGYCWQFITLGGFHADALVIDTFARDYARRGMLAYVERIQREERNNGVDTLAHQKWSGANYYDRVLKTVQGGISSTAAMGKGVTEEQFKETWTNPGGMNDGGNMMVANPRM; this is translated from the exons ATGGAGGAAGAAGGCCGGTTCGAGGCCGAGGTCGCTGAGGTGCAAGCATGGTGGAACACTGAGAGGTTCAAGCTCACACGCCGCCCCTACACCGCCCGTGACGTCGTCTCCCTCCGCGGCACCCTTCGCCAGAGCTATGCCTCCAATGACCTTGCCAAGAAACTCTGGCGCACCCTCAAGACTCACCAAGCCAACGGCACTGCCTCCCGGACCTTCGGCGCCCTCGACCCCGTCCAGGTCACCATGATGGCCAGGCACCTCGACACCATCTACGTCTCCGGCTGGCAGTGCTCCTCCACTCACACCACCACCAACGAGCCTGGCCCCGACCTTGCTGACTACCCATACGACACCGTCCCCAACAAGGTCGAACACCTCTTCTTCGCCCAGCTCTACCACGACcgcaagcaacgggaggaccgaATGAGCATGAGCCGCCAAGAGCGAGCTCGCACTCCTTATGTCGACTACTTGAAGCCCATCATCGCCGACGGCGACACCGGCTTTGGTGGCGCCACCGCCACCGTCAAGCTTTGCAAGCTTTTCGTCGAACGGGGTGCGGCGGGGGTCCATATCGAGGACCAGTCGTCGGTAACCAAGAAGTGCGGTCATATGGCCGGAAAAGTCCTGGTTGCTGTCGGCGAGCACATCAACCGTCTCGTAGCAGCGCGGCTGCAGTTCGACGTCATGGGTGTCGAGACTGTCTTGGTGGCTCGAACCGATGCTGTTGCGGccaatttgatccaaaccaacGTGGATTCGAGGGACCATCAGTTCATACTGGGAGCCACCAATCCCAACCTCAGAGGAAGGAGCTTGGCCAGTGTATTAGCTGAAGCGATGGCAGCCGGAAGGGCCGGCGCCGAGCTCCAAGCCATTGAGGACGAGTGGCTATCGATGGCCAAACTGAAATCCTTCTCTGACTGCGTCAAGAATGCAATCACTAGCCTCAACATCAGTGGAGACGAGAAGCGGCGGAGGCTTAACGAATGGGCCTATCATTCAAGCTATGAGAAGTGTCTttcaaatgagaaagggagggagataGCTGAGAGGCTGGGTGTTAGGAATCTCTTCTGGGACTGGGACTTGCCCAGGACCAGAGAAGGCTTCTATAGGTTCCAAGGCTCGGTCACGGCAGCAATTGTCAGGGGCTGGGCCTTCGCACCTCATGCCGACCTGATATGGATGGAGACGTCGAGCCCAGACCTGGTGGAGTGCACTAAATTCGCCGATGGGGTGAAGTCCATGCACCCAGAGATCATGTTGGCCTACAACCTCTCGCCATCCTTCAATTGGGATGCGTCGGGGATGAGTGACAAACAGATGGTGGAGTTCATTCCCCAGATTGCCAAGTTGGGTTACTGCTGGCAATTCATAACGCTGGGTGGGTTCCATGCTGATGCGCTGGTGATCGATACGTTTGCGAGGGACTATGCGAGGAGGGGGATGCTGGCCTATGTGGAGAGGATCCAAAGGGAGGAGAGGAACAATGGGGTGGACACACTGGCTCACCAGAAGTGGTCCGGGGCAAATTACTATGATAGGGTGCTGAAGACTGTCCAGGGTGGGATCTCTTCTACTGCAGCCATGGGCAAAG GAGTAACTGAGGAGCAGTTCAAAGAAACATGGACTAATCCTGGTGGTATGAATGATGGCGGCAACATGATGGTTGCCAACCCAAGAATGTAA